In Phoenix dactylifera cultivar Barhee BC4 chromosome 1, palm_55x_up_171113_PBpolish2nd_filt_p, whole genome shotgun sequence, the genomic stretch AACTTTCTTCTGATCTCAGATGCTTAGGATGATATGTTGGTTGCAATTAAAAATGAAATATATGTAGTTCtcaaacatgatttttttttttaaaggaaaacgaaaaaaaaacaacttttaCTTTTGTGGTCAGGCTTTCTGTTTACCTTTGCCCATTTGTATCAGTTAAACCGTACGGTGCTTATTGTGCTATTTCAATTTACACCACTTCGACATAATCCTAATATTTCAGTCCACCTCGTTTCTGTACATTtataaaatgatataaaatgGTCGACACTGAGTAGTATTTATGATTTTTGgtgttcttgttttttttttttcctgcaggCCTCATCACAATGACTGTATGTTGATCTTCTTGGTCATCTTTTAAATGAGTCACTGTTtgttttcaacaattaaatgaTAATATGATTTGTGGCTATTTCAGGCTAAACGTGCTACCATATTGTCAGAGTCTATGGAGCTTCATAGCTTGCTGCTCATCCCCTTATCTCTTGTTCTGTTATGTTCTGTGGACAATGTCATTTGTGGCCGCACAAGTACTTTCATCCGGTCTGAATGGCCATCTACTGACATCCCTCTAGACAATGAAGTGTTTGCAATTCCGAAGGGATACAATGCCCCACAACAGGTAACCATAAATACCTACCTATTTATTAATGATTGTGGGCATTTCTGAAGGGCGCATTATTAATTTGGAAATTCTGCATTGCGAAAAGAGGGGTATGTAAGAACTGAGCAGCATAAATGATGAAATGAATATAAATGCTTAACGAAACTTACTGATAATTAAATGATTAAACACAGAAATCCTCAGATTAAAATAGTTTTGTAAATCATGAGAAAATTTTTATATTGCTTCTAGCttgactcttgaatgtgcttagGAATTACATCATGGAGTTTTTTCCAAAGGTATATGGAAATTATGTTATGTTGCTTGTCTTGGAGCACTCCACATGTTAAATTTCAGGACCTTCAGTACTTCTAAAAGAAGCCTGCGTTGACTGGTTACATCGTTGTTTAGGTCCATGTTACTCAAGGTGACTACGATGGAAAAGCTGTTATAATTTCATGGGTGACAACCTCTGAACCCGGGACTAGTGAAGTGTTATATGGTAAAGAGGAGCATAAATACGAACATAGCGCTCAAGGGAAAACTACAAATTATACATTTTACAATTATAAATCTGGATACATACATCACTGCCTTGTTGATGGACTTGAGGTAATGACTTATTATATTCACTGCTCATACTATGAGCTATTTTGTTTTTGTCAAAGAAGGTTCTTCATTTTAATGGTTTATTAATTATTTGTTCTTCCATTGTTGGCTAGTTTTGCTTTTGAGATATGTATTAAAGTGAAACTTCCATTGATTCTTAATCTCTATAGTTACCATCATTTTAAATTTGTCATACTCAGTTAtctttaaaaacaataagttggcATTTATGTATTACTTTCTTGTATAACTTTCAACAAATGCAATATTTAATATAGATGATCACTTGATTTTCAACTTCATTTTATTTCTAGAATAAATTCACTTTGTACTTGCATCTATGTAAAACATGATATTAGCtgctaatattatattaatgcaGCAGTTaactaatttaattttttacgaAAGTTGGTCTGGATTCAAGTATTAAATGCATTTAATGCTTTTGACTTATATATTGTGGAGCTTGATTGTGCATTGACTTATGTCCAAGCTGATGTATGGGTCTAAGGTAGACTCATATAGTGCAAGGTAGATTTATATAGTCTAGGAACTATTGTTGTGAGATTAATGGACCCCATCCATCTATGCATATGAAATCTAATGATAAGCATTGAGACAGTGGATGTTAAGGCTCAAGCTTTGTTAGAGGATTGGCGTATACAGTAATATGAGAATAAATTAATGAGTATGTCTATGCATGCTATGTGTGTATTTTGTGTAAATAAAAAAGGGCAGCCCAATGCACGAGGCTCCCACCATGTATGCATTTTGTATACTCAtgaaaaatgaatacatacacaCTTTGAGTGCATGCTTGTGCACCTAGTTGGATGCTTGCATATGTATTTACTGATGTgcttatgtacatacatatgtatgtatgtacaggTTATTTGTATTTCCATTCCTGCTCATATTTGCCATCTTTCTTGGTACTCCTAGAGTTGATTAAGATGTTAGATTCCATACTGATTAACATATAAATTCTAATTAGTCATGTCACATGTGCTTAATAATTATATAAATgagctgaaatttaaaattatgtaaaacttttatttattgtataaccattttatattttttaaatatatataaaaaagaatatCGAACCAATCTAAACCGGACGGTTCGGCCCATACCGAATTGGACCAACACTGACTTAGGAGCGTTCAGTCTATTTCAACAATTCgggctataattttttttaaaaaaactcatCTCCCGAGAACCTTCGAgggctctctcgctctctctgccTCGCGACATTGAAGGTAAGCCTCCCCACTCTTTCTCTGTCCCTATCCCTGTCACGATGCTTCGGCCCCTCTCTCTTGCCGGATCCGGACGCCTTCCCGATTTGAATGTGAATCACAGAGCGAAGCCTTGGTCCTCATTGTTGGACCTCCTCATCATCGCGAAGCCCTTACGAACCCTCAGGCGAGTCTGGAGGCCTCGACCTCTttctcccccctcctctctctctccctctcctccctctccttcttcctctctccctctccctctccctctccctctccctctccctttaccacccttcctctccctctccctccctctctctatctcttttcctctctctccttcttctcccctCTCTATCTTCGGCTCTCCCTGTGTCGATACACTCTAGAACGGCATGGTACAGATCGTTAGCTCTCCCTATGTCGGTAGACCCTGAAACGGCATGGTACGGACCGCTGACTGGTATCCCTTTCGGTATCGGTTCAGCAAACCTTAATAAAACTATTTAAATGCGTAAAACTTGAAGAATGTTTAATGACCATGTAATTGTTCTAGATTGCATGAGTACTTTTCAGCTACTATCTGCATTGGTAACCTCCCATTTGATATACTTGATGCTCATGAGTTTAATAATGCACAgaacttttaatttttattatccATAGAGAGATCAGTAACCTTCCACTTACAATAGTGGTGCTCACAAGTTTAATGATATGCTGAATATTTGATTTTTATTAATCTAGAAATCATTACCTTATTACATTGTTTAAGAGGCTGCTCCATCTAACTGAACTTCTTTAAGCTTTATGATTTAAAAATCCATATATCTTTCTTTCTCGTGGAGATGTGGTACTGGAATATAATATCAGCTCAACTTGATGCATTATCAGCTTTGATTTTACTTGAGAAATAAAAGTTCTATACTGCTGGAAGAGGAACAGAAAAAAGCATTACTTTTGAAGTTGACATGGTGTGGCTTTTTATTCTAGTATGGCACCAAGTATTACTACACGATTGGAAAGGGGGATGCAGCTCGTGTATTTTGGTTTGAAACACCTCCAAAGATTGATCCAGATGCTCCCTACACTTTTGGCATCATAGGTCAGTACTTCACTACCTTTCATTTATTATATATGATCAATCCAACTCTTTAACTTATTCTAAAGGAAACTCAAGAAATTACAAATATTTTGATGACTTAGCTATGTCGGAGTTGTTTAAGAATCTTCAACCATGAAATTGGGATGTTTATCTGTTGTAAATGGGTTGATGAATTATTGATATTCATGAGATACCTTATTGTATATTTATAAGTTATACTTTTGCaaacatcaaaaagaaaacaaatgtaTGACCAGTTCTTTATGTGTAGGTGGATGTGCAAATGTTGGCATTAAAGGACAGAATTAAAGATGAGTAGTGTAGGCTAGAAGGTTAGATAGAAATTTGGTGAGACCTGTAAGGGCAGAGTCAGAGATGAGTATATTATAGGAATCATAGGTAACCGTAATAAAAGTCAAGTGGGGGATCTTTTGAGATTGTTAGCCCATTTTGCAATATAAGCTAGAGATGACCCTATTCAGGAGGGACTTATGGATTCAAGTCAGAAGAGCCCCGGGGGGGTGGTGTGTGGGGCAAAGAGTGAAAGGATGAAAGTGATAATTAGTGATTTGAAAACACCTACCATTTTGGAGGGACTTAGTCTTAAGTAGGAGCCAGTGACAATATAGGAAGCAAAAAATTGGCCCATTGAAGGTGTCAGGTTTGTTCTAATGTTAAtgataaaaaaaactctttctgATGTACTTACATATCTATGTGTTTCTGTATTTACCTATGCAGATATTATGTTCCAATTAATGGAATTTGTTTAAATCCAAAAAATGGAGTTTTTTCCAATGGTTTCTTGCCCATGCATCAAGTGGATACAAAATGGATGATACTGATCAAGCTAGGGTGTGAAAATGTGTCAATCTACGCATTTTAAACATGTGGGCCAAAATTTAGCAGGTTTAGGCACTTATAAATCATAAATTAGATTATGATATCTCAACACTTTGCTGTTTCATGGTGCATATATGTTTCGAATAGCCAATTGTTTTAATTCATTTACATAAAATTATACTGTATATGCAATATCATAGATTGCATATATTGTTGTACTAACATTTTTTTCTATTGAGAAAAAACATTTTTTCTTATAGTTATTATGTCTTACAGTTCTGGACTTCTTTGGCAGTTTTTAAATCACTTGTATCTCTATTTTAAACTAATAGGTGATTTGGGTCAAACATTTAATTCTCTTTCCACTCTTGAGCACTACATGCAAACTGGAGGACAGACTGTGTTATTTGTTGGAGATCTGTCTTATGCTGACAGATATGAATTTAATGATGGCATTCGCTGGGATTCATGGGGCCGTTTTGTTGAACGTAGTTCTGCTTATCAGCCTTGGATTTGGACTGCTGGAAATCACGAAATAGAGTACAGGCCTGACTTGGTAATATTCTTCTTATTCACCTTTCTTATTTATACATGTTTTCTCTATTTTGTCTGAACTAGTTTGAGGATCAGTTGGTTTATGTTGGTAACCTCTGTTATCTCTGTGCAGTTTGCTAAAAAAATCGTTTTACATCTTGATAAACTCATAAATAAGTTTCCTAGTTCTGATGCTTTTTTAAAGGTTTGAAGTTTGACTTcactcaaaaacaaaaaaaaagttggtTGACATCAGATTGCTGTCTAAAGTTGCTCATATATTATAGGCAGAATTAACACCTTAATTTTCCTGTAAATTATGTGCTTGATATTGTATTATGTCTTTAAAATGGTGGGATTCTTAAAATTTTCTATTATTCTTTCCTTATGCTGCATTTATTTATCTGCTGCCAAGCACATAAGCAGCTCTAAGTTTGTTACTCAGGTCAATGCAGCACAAAATTACAGTAGTGTGCATCTTtttatactcttttttttttacatcacTAGGGTGAAATCGTCACTTTCAAAGCTTACAAGCATAGGTATGCGACCCCTTATGTCGCTTCCAAAAGCAGCTCTCCCCTTTGGTATGCAGTCAGGCGTGCATCTGCTCATATCATCGTGCTTTCAAGTTATTCTTCATTTGGTAATGTGTTTGTTTCTTTTCACCCTTGATGCCATCACTaaaagcattttcattatgaagGCATTATTAATGATGTTTTCTGGAAGTTTACTTGTATTCATGTAATGGCTATTGAtatatttatttgttgaaaCCGGAATGCTAAGCCTGACCCCAAAATGAATGCAGAATGGGGCCTGTTGGTTTTAACAGTTAATCGAGTGCTTTTAGTTATTGCATGTGCTGAAAGTGTAAAATTGCATGTGTGGTTATAGTGCAGTAGTGATTTTGCAACATCATATGTTCATGTTCTATTCTGGCCAAGACATCATTTGATTGGTGGTGATAATGATCTATAACTATGTTTACTCTGTGCTTGCATTTTTTTCAGTTTTGGTATTTACCTAGACGTGCAGAAAAAATTTAGGTAACATATCCTGGCTAAGCTTTCTCCTTTTATAAAATTGCTCTAGAAGCCTTGTTTTGTTTATTtgatttgccaaaaaaaaaaaatctctagcTTCTCCTTTTacaaataaaatatgtgaataaGATAAATCTTAGAGGTTCATTTTTTTAGTTCCAGAGCTTAAGTTCTCTACTTTGAGTTCTCTTCCTGCTTTCATTAATgctattgattttttttgaccCTGTTTGTACTGATTCCAAGAATATGTGACTTAAATCAGTTAAATATACTCCTCAATGGTTCTGGCTGCTCGAGGAGGTGAAGCGAGTGGACAGGGAGAAGACACCCTGGCTTATTGTTCTCATGCATGCCCCACTGTACAACAGCAATGAAGCACATTACATGGAGGGTGAAAGTATGCGGGCTGTTTTTGAAAGTTGGTTTGTGCGTTATAAAGTCGATCTTGTCTTTTCGGGCCACGTGCATGCCTATGAGAGATCGGTTAGTTTCTCCATTTCTATTGCTCTATAAATAGAACATAAGATTTATCCATCTGCTAATGAAAGTACAAACACATTTTTAATGTGTTCTGGATGCTAGATACGATTTGGCCAGTCCACGAACTCATTTTGCACCAGTTCAGTGCTACTAATTTCATTTATCAAATCTATAGACCTttatatgaaagaaagaaaaaaccctTTTTTGCAGTATAGGATCtccaatataaactacaatatAACGTCTGGGAGTCGTCATCCGATGCCTGACAAATCAGCTCCTGTTTACATAACTGTTG encodes the following:
- the LOC103711476 gene encoding phosphoenolpyruvate phosphatase; protein product: MELHSLLLIPLSLVLLCSVDNVICGRTSTFIRSEWPSTDIPLDNEVFAIPKGYNAPQQVHVTQGDYDGKAVIISWVTTSEPGTSEVLYGKEEHKYEHSAQGKTTNYTFYNYKSGYIHHCLVDGLEYGTKYYYTIGKGDAARVFWFETPPKIDPDAPYTFGIIGDLGQTFNSLSTLEHYMQTGGQTVLFVGDLSYADRYEFNDGIRWDSWGRFVERSSAYQPWIWTAGNHEIEYRPDLGEIVTFKAYKHRYATPYVASKSSSPLWYAVRRASAHIIVLSSYSSFVKYTPQWFWLLEEVKRVDREKTPWLIVLMHAPLYNSNEAHYMEGESMRAVFESWFVRYKVDLVFSGHVHAYERSYRISNINYNITSGSRHPMPDKSAPVYITVGDGGNQEGLAVRFSDPQPDYSAFREASYGHSTLELKNRTHALYRWNRNDDGKPVHTDHVVFHNQYWASNTRRRRLKKHRWFHAGSIATY